A part of Paenibacillus donghaensis genomic DNA contains:
- a CDS encoding amino acid permease: MAPQELKRDLQNRHVQLIAIGGTIGTGLFLGSGKAIQLAGPSIIFAYLIVGIAVFFVMRALGELLLSKAGYQSFTDIAEDYLGPRAAFVTGWTYWFCWIMTAMADIIAVGVYVQYWFDIPQWIPAVICLIILLGLNLLTVKSFGELEFWFALIKVVTILALIAIGAFLVVIGFKTDAGTVALSNIWAHGGVFPNGISGFLLSFQMVVFAFVGVELVGVSAAETSNPEKNIPSAINKIPLRILFFYVGAIIALLSINAWTELNPAESPFVKTFSLVGIPIAAGIINFVVLTSAASACNSGMFSTSRILYNLSRKDQAPSHFAKLNKNHVPSNALFISTLVLSVGALLSRLIPEQAFGIVTTISAICFIWVWGVVLICHLRYKKTKPELQAKSKFKAPFTPFINYVVLALFAIILIIMLFAEDTRPALLLTPLWFILLFVLYSTNRRKRERNSTESTTAT; the protein is encoded by the coding sequence TTGGCACCACAAGAATTAAAGAGAGATTTACAGAATCGGCATGTTCAGCTCATTGCAATTGGGGGAACCATCGGTACCGGACTATTTTTAGGATCAGGAAAAGCTATTCAGCTGGCAGGACCCTCCATCATCTTTGCTTACTTAATCGTGGGTATCGCCGTTTTTTTTGTGATGAGGGCATTAGGAGAACTTCTGTTGTCTAAAGCAGGTTATCAATCGTTTACAGACATTGCCGAAGACTATCTTGGACCGCGGGCAGCATTTGTAACCGGATGGACCTATTGGTTCTGCTGGATCATGACGGCAATGGCTGATATTATCGCTGTTGGGGTATATGTGCAATATTGGTTTGACATCCCGCAATGGATACCTGCTGTCATTTGTTTAATCATTTTATTAGGACTTAATTTATTAACTGTAAAAAGTTTTGGGGAATTGGAATTCTGGTTTGCTCTAATCAAGGTAGTGACGATCCTCGCGTTGATTGCCATCGGAGCGTTTCTGGTGGTGATTGGTTTCAAGACAGATGCCGGAACGGTTGCTCTCAGCAATATTTGGGCACATGGAGGCGTATTCCCAAATGGGATTTCAGGTTTCTTACTTTCCTTTCAAATGGTTGTATTTGCATTTGTCGGGGTAGAATTGGTCGGTGTATCGGCAGCGGAAACCTCCAATCCAGAGAAAAACATTCCGTCGGCTATTAATAAAATTCCATTAAGAATTCTATTTTTCTACGTTGGTGCCATTATTGCCCTGTTAAGCATCAACGCATGGACGGAGCTGAATCCGGCAGAGAGTCCTTTTGTCAAAACGTTCAGTCTAGTGGGGATCCCGATTGCCGCAGGAATTATTAACTTTGTCGTATTAACCTCAGCTGCGTCTGCTTGTAACAGCGGGATGTTCTCCACAAGCCGGATTCTCTATAATTTAAGCAGGAAGGACCAGGCCCCATCCCATTTTGCCAAGCTGAATAAAAATCATGTACCAAGCAATGCTTTATTCATATCCACGCTTGTCTTGTCAGTGGGAGCTCTTTTGAGTAGGCTGATTCCCGAACAAGCTTTTGGAATCGTGACAACCATTAGTGCCATTTGTTTCATTTGGGTTTGGGGTGTTGTTCTGATTTGCCATTTGCGGTATAAGAAAACAAAGCCGGAATTGCAGGCCAAATCAAAATTTAAAGCACCGTTCACACCATTTATTAATTATGTTGTCCTGGCGTTGTTTGCGATAATACTCATCATTATGCTGTTTGCTGAAGACACGCGTCCGGCCTTATTGTTGACGCCTTTATGGTTTATTCTATTATTTGTTTTGTATTCGACGAATAGAAGAAAGAGGGAAAGAAATAGTACAGAATCAACAACAGCCACTTAA
- a CDS encoding GNAT family N-acetyltransferase produces the protein MKDTVINLWGENLSDIILDNIKITADSKDTDYNQVCDNLYEYNVRATNGLLKKPGKDINLYLKDESGKVVGGLFCETWSYGLYLDVFWIADEYRNKGYGKIMIVEAERQGKELGCIFAHTCTFTYQSPEFYQRMGYEVFAVNDEYPEGIKQFFLKKKL, from the coding sequence ATGAAAGATACTGTAATCAATTTATGGGGTGAGAATTTGTCAGATATAATTTTAGATAATATCAAGATTACAGCAGACTCGAAGGATACTGATTACAATCAGGTGTGTGACAATCTATATGAGTACAATGTTCGTGCAACAAATGGTTTACTCAAGAAACCTGGCAAGGATATAAATTTATATCTAAAAGATGAATCAGGCAAAGTCGTAGGAGGCTTGTTTTGTGAAACCTGGTCTTATGGTTTGTATCTTGATGTATTTTGGATAGCTGATGAATACAGAAACAAAGGATATGGAAAAATCATGATAGTAGAAGCAGAGAGACAAGGGAAAGAGCTTGGCTGTATATTTGCTCATACTTGCACATTTACATATCAATCGCCGGAATTTTATCAGCGCATGGGCTATGAGGTTTTTGCCGTGAATGATGAATATCCGGAAGGAATTAAACAATTTTTTCTGAAGAAGAAATTGTAG
- a CDS encoding GNAT family N-acetyltransferase: MIRNFTNNDMNEIIDIYTRENKPTYEEIENIRNSKQILVYDEDGIKGFIHMNVYENKCDFEMGISSEEHIKSIGSQLWAEAKKRMEGNSVTSINTCHIKNGIWEGFFDEIGFDYWFSYYKLKYISGKYKEPELDVKKYEDEYYMQEISLESEAFSKLRAENDITPHNWYLSASKDTLAHHRKERLIDKDNFYLFFKEGEMIGAAIIANAEIPLFFVNSKYQGEGYGRKILEFAVNRGLEQDPNGVDLEVLASNEKALQLYTSTGFEIIQGYVNRRLQIV; encoded by the coding sequence ATGATTAGAAATTTTACGAACAATGATATGAATGAGATTATAGATATTTATACAAGAGAAAATAAACCTACATATGAAGAAATAGAAAATATAAGAAATTCGAAACAAATCCTAGTATACGATGAAGATGGAATAAAGGGTTTTATTCATATGAATGTATATGAAAATAAGTGTGACTTTGAAATGGGGATTTCATCCGAGGAACATATTAAATCAATAGGTTCACAACTTTGGGCTGAGGCTAAAAAACGGATGGAGGGAAATTCTGTTACCTCGATTAATACTTGTCATATAAAGAATGGAATTTGGGAAGGTTTTTTTGACGAGATTGGGTTTGATTATTGGTTCTCATATTATAAACTCAAATATATTAGTGGTAAATATAAAGAACCAGAACTTGATGTGAAGAAATATGAAGACGAATATTATATGCAGGAAATCAGCCTTGAAAGTGAAGCGTTCTCAAAATTAAGAGCAGAGAATGATATTACCCCTCATAACTGGTATTTGAGTGCAAGTAAAGATACTTTAGCGCATCATAGAAAAGAAAGATTGATAGATAAAGATAATTTTTATTTGTTCTTTAAAGAAGGGGAAATGATAGGTGCGGCAATTATTGCTAATGCAGAAATTCCCCTATTCTTTGTTAATAGTAAGTATCAAGGAGAAGGTTATGGAAGGAAAATACTTGAATTTGCTGTAAATCGAGGTCTGGAACAGGATCCAAATGGTGTTGATTTAGAGGTGTTAGCTAGTAACGAGAAAGCGTTACAGCTATATACAAGTACGGGATTTGAAATCATTCAAGGGTATGTTAATAGAAGATTACAAATAGTTTGA
- a CDS encoding GNAT family N-acetyltransferase → MAFAVFARYSHDETLLNFMGKQLSRHFSPNETREVCFNVYGKNRELIQFLKEHGFVTDMEGFQLQYDFSKEMKMPETLPLVEKGFSPEMLSHFIQLFEKAYYDLNLENGWSTDSYQKDPDHFMNSLQDYESEERVRSFWMDDKLIGAYIITGEYIRDFVIHPEYQSRGYGSLMLKNSIHRMSKVMGMDNIFLRVAKSNSGAKRFYERNHFIELSNFAEHTFVAKI, encoded by the coding sequence ATGGCATTTGCGGTTTTTGCTCGTTACAGCCATGATGAAACCTTATTAAATTTTATGGGGAAGCAACTTAGTAGACATTTTAGCCCAAATGAAACAAGAGAAGTTTGTTTTAATGTGTATGGGAAAAATAGGGAACTGATTCAATTTCTTAAAGAACATGGTTTTGTGACCGATATGGAAGGTTTTCAGCTTCAGTATGATTTCAGCAAGGAAATGAAAATGCCGGAGACATTACCACTTGTAGAAAAAGGATTTTCCCCGGAGATGCTCAGCCATTTTATTCAATTATTTGAGAAAGCTTATTATGACTTGAATCTTGAAAATGGCTGGAGCACAGATAGCTACCAAAAAGATCCGGATCATTTCATGAATTCCCTACAAGATTACGAATCAGAAGAACGGGTAAGATCTTTTTGGATGGATGACAAATTGATTGGCGCCTATATTATTACAGGTGAGTATATTCGAGATTTTGTTATACATCCCGAATACCAGAGCCGCGGTTATGGAAGCCTGATGTTGAAAAATAGTATTCACCGTATGTCGAAAGTAATGGGAATGGACAATATATTCTTACGTGTGGCTAAATCCAATAGCGGGGCCAAAAGGTTTTACGAAAGAAATCATTTTATCGAGCTTTCCAATTTCGCAGAGCATACTTTTGTGGCAAAAATCTGA
- a CDS encoding GNAT family N-acetyltransferase, which translates to MTITYQINTPLTAKQAADIFISSGIKRPVEDLARIGRMLEHADILVTAWDGDQPVGLARAITDYAYCCYLSDLAVCREYQQQGIGKKLIATLQEHLGEESMLLLLAAPSAIDYYPQIGFEKLTSAFLIPRSK; encoded by the coding sequence ATGACTATCACTTATCAAATAAACACCCCGCTCACGGCCAAGCAAGCGGCAGATATCTTCATCAGCTCCGGGATCAAACGTCCGGTGGAGGACCTGGCCCGCATCGGCCGAATGCTGGAGCATGCCGACATTCTGGTGACCGCCTGGGACGGGGATCAGCCCGTGGGGCTGGCCCGGGCCATCACCGACTATGCCTACTGCTGCTATTTATCCGATCTCGCGGTATGCCGTGAGTATCAGCAGCAGGGTATTGGCAAGAAACTGATCGCCACGCTGCAGGAGCATCTGGGCGAGGAGTCGATGCTGCTGCTGCTCGCCGCTCCGTCCGCGATCGACTATTACCCGCAGATCGGCTTCGAGAAGCTGACGAGTGCCTTTCTGATCCCGCGCAGCAAGTAG